The following proteins come from a genomic window of Populus nigra chromosome 6, ddPopNigr1.1, whole genome shotgun sequence:
- the LOC133697851 gene encoding AP-5 complex subunit mu, producing MPSSCSIRALWILNSLHAVVLSRKFPVVEKQWRAACKTINDTSKDAEEDPLKYTVFPFLPNDAELSSAFVERKKREGSLRGYGIRVNNQSVEGSDSWVDDPITRHIISINVESKEKGGENHLLWPLILHLRGSYVILVLPLVEPVHLKAYAKLCRKSDCGNAVGVDASLSSILLDTPSITGAFMVAHAIGDIIVGDVVDPDVVVNAAPSVGGLLDSLTGSIGIAGISSRAKPVAAPVASATPSGAASIGTVTADTPKLGSRPLDKDTLRNFISSAMPFGTPLDLNYSNIFAIKANGFSSSDLPPADLKQPAWKPYLFKGKQRIFFTIHETIHAALYDREEISDTISVSGQINCRAELEGLPDVSLPLSGLNKAHVEVLSFHPCAQVSEHGADKQAVMFSPPLGNFVLVRYQANCGFGPPIKGFYQLSMVSEDEGAFLFKLHLMEGYKAPLTMEFCTVTMPFPRRRVVSFDGTPSVGAVLTTEHSIEWKIIPIGRSLSGKSIEATFPGTVRFAPWQIQRFPPSNSGFGKMGDEDSDVEIESTSNMANVEEFLMEKMSKDLPPVDLEEPFCWQAYRYAKVSFKIAGASLSGMSIDPKSVSIYPAVKAPVEFSSQVTSGDYILWNTLGKCPSAAVAQV from the exons ATGCCTAGCAGTTGCAGCATCAGAGCTCTCTGGATCCTCAACAGCCTCCATGCCGTTGTTTTATCTCG GAAATTCCCGGTGGTGGAGAAGCAGTGGCGTGCTGCTTGTAAGACCATAAACGACACCTCAAAAGATGCAGAAGAAGATCCTCTCAAGTACACCGTTTTCCCCTTTCTCCCGAACGACGCCGAACTATCTTCCGCTTTTGTTGAGAGAAAGAAACG TGAGGGATCATTGCGAGGATACGGTATTCGTGTGAATAATCAATCGGTCGAAGGGTCGGATTCATGGGTGGATGATCCGATTACGCGGCATATAATAAGTATTAATGTAGAGTCAAAGGAGAAGGGAGGAGAGAATCATTTGTTATGGCCTTTGATTTTGCATTTAAGGGGAAGTTATGTAATTCTCGTGTTGCCATTGGTTGAGCCGGTGCATTTGAAGGCCTACGCCAAGTTATGTAGGAAATCGGATTGTGGAAATGCTGTTGGAGTGGATGCAAGTTTGTCTTCTATCTTACTTGATACCCCTTCCATCACAGG GGCATTCATGGTGGCACATGCTATTGGTGACATAATTGTGGGTGATGTGGTAGATCCGGATGTGGTTGTGAATGCAGCACCATCTGTGGGAGGGTTGTTGGATTCTTTAACTGGAAGCATAGGGATAGCAGGTATATCATCAAGGGCAAAACCTGTGGCTGCACCAGTTGCATCTGCAACACCCTCTGGCGCTGCTTCAATTGGGACTGTTACAGCCGATACTCCAAAACTTGGTTCAAGGCCCTTGGATAAAGATACGCTTCGAAATTTCATCAGTAGCGCAATGCCATTTG GTACTCCTTTAGATCTCAACTACTCCAATATTTTTGCTATCAAGGCTAATGGCTTTTCTTCATCAGATCTGCCTCCTGCAGATCTCAAGCAACCAGCATGGAAACCATATCTTTTCAAAGGAAAGCAAAGAATATTTTTCACAATTCATGAGACTATTCATGCTGCCTTGTATGACCGGGAGGAGATTTCAGATACCATATCAGTCTCGGGTCAGATAAACTGTCGAGCAGAATTGGAAGGTTTGCCTGATGTATCACTTCCTTTGTCAGGATTGAACAAGGCTCATGTTGAGGTTTTATCATTCCATCCCTGTGCCCAAGTTTCAGAACATGGTGCTGATAAGCAAGCTGTGATGTTTTCTCCACCATTAGGCAATTTTGTTTTAGTGCGTTATCAGGCCAATTGTGGATTTGGTCCTCCTATAAAAGGATTTTATCAATTGTCAATGGTCTCTGAAGATGAAGGCGCATTTTTATTCAAGTTGCATCTAATGGAGGGATATAAGGCTCCTTTGACTATGGAATTCTGTACAGTGACTATGCCTTTTCCAAGGAGAAGGGTTGTCTCTTTTGATGGGACCCCTTCTGTTGGAGCAGTTTTAACCACGGAGCACTCAATTGAATGGAAAATCATCCCAATTGGTCGGAGCCTTTCTGGGAAAAGTATTGAAGCAACTTTCCCTGGAACAGTTAGGTTTGCCCCATGGCAAATCCAAAGATTTCCTCCCTCTAATTCTGGCTTTGGAAAAATGGGTGATGAAGATAGTGATGTTGAGATAGAGAGTACAAGCAATATGGCAAATGTGGAGGAATTCTTGATGGAAAAAATGAGCAAGGATCTTCCTCCAGTTGATCTAGAGGAGCCATTTTGCTGGCAGGCATACAGATATGCTAAA GTATCTTTCAAGATAGCTGGGGCTTCATTATCTGGGATGTCCATCGATCCTAAATCG GTTAGCATCTATCCGGCTGTTAAAGCACCTGTGGAGTTCTCATCTCAG GTTACTTCTGGGGATTATATATTGTGGAATACACTGGGGAAGTGTCCATCTGCAGCAGTGGCTCAGGTGTAG